A window of the Procambarus clarkii isolate CNS0578487 chromosome 19, FALCON_Pclarkii_2.0, whole genome shotgun sequence genome harbors these coding sequences:
- the LOC138366293 gene encoding uncharacterized protein, which yields MTHTMTHTMACSMTHTMTHTMTCSMTHTMTCSMTHTMTHTMTCSMTHTMTCSMTHTMTHTMTCSMTHTMTCSMTHTMTHTMTCSMTHTMTCSMTHTMTCSMTHTMTHTMTHTLTCSMTRSMTCTMTRFMTHTMTCSMTCSMTRSMTRTMTCTTTGTMTCSMTHTMTRTMTGTMTCSMTHTMTRTMTGTMTCSMTYTMTRTMTGTMTCSMTHTMTRTMTGTMTCSMTHTMTRTMTGTMTCSMIRDPLHDPAPWPCTMTRSITCNMTRTMTRTMTRTMTRTMTRSMTRTMTRSMTLSITCTMIRTITCSITRTMTRTMSSPRYAP from the coding sequence atgacccacaccatgacccacacTATGGCCTGCAgcatgacccacaccatgacccacacTATGACCTGCAGCATGACCCACACTATGACCTGCAgcatgacccacaccatgacccacacTATGACCTGCAGCATGACCCACACTATGACCTGCAgcatgacccacaccatgacccacacTATGACCTGCAGCATGACCCACACTATGACCTGCAgcatgacccacaccatgacccacacTATGACCTGCAGCATGACCCACACTATGACCTGCAgcatgacccacaccatgacctGCTCCATGACCCACACtatgacccacaccatgacccacacCTTGACCTGCTCCATGACCCGCTCCATGACCTGCACCATGACCCGCTtcatgacccacaccatgacctGCTCCATGACCTGCTCCATGACCCGCTccatgacccgcaccatgaccTGCACCACGACCGGCACCATGACCTGCTCCATGACCCACACTATGACCCGCACCATGACCGGCACCATGACCTGCTCCATGACCCACACTATGACCCGCACCATGACCGGCACCATGACCTGCTCCATGACTTACACTATGACCCGCACCATGACCGGCACCATGACCTGCTCCATGACCCACACTATGACCCGCACCATGACCGGCACCATGACCTGCTCCATGACCCACACTATGACCCGCACCATGACCGGCACCATGACCTGCTCCATGATCCGCGACCCTCTTCATGATCCCGCACCATGGCCATGCACCATGACCCGCTCCATAACATGCAAcatgacccgcaccatgacccgcactatgacccgcaccatgacccgcACTATGACCCGCTCCATGACCCGCACTATGACCCGCTCCATGACACTCTCCATAACCTGCACCATGATCCGCACCATAACCTGCTCCATAACCCGCACCATGACTCGCACCATGTCCTCACCAAGATACGCTCCATGA
- the LOC138366294 gene encoding putative uncharacterized protein FLJ46204, translating to MTHTMTHTMACSMTHTMTHTMTHTMTYTMACSMTHTMTHTMTHTMTCSMTHTMTCTMTHTMTCSMTHSMTHTMTHTMTCSMTHTMTCSMTHTMACSMTHTMTCSMTHTMTCSMTHTMACSMTHTMTHTMTHTMTCSMTHTMTCSMTHTMTCSMTHTMTCTMTHTMTCSMTHSMTHTMTCSMTHTMACSMTHTMTCSMTHTMTCSMTHTMTHTMTHTMTWSMTHTMTCSMTHTMTCSMTHTMTHTMTHTMACSMTHTMACSMTHTMTHTMTHTISE from the coding sequence atgacccacaccatgacccacacTATGGCCTGCAgcatgacccacaccatgacccacactatgacccacaccatgacctACACTATGGCCTGCAGCATGACCCACACtatgacccacaccatgacccacacTATGACCTGCAGCATGACCCACACAATGACCTGCACCATGACCCACACTATGACCTGCAGCATGACCCACAGtatgacccacaccatgacccacacTATGACCTGCAGCATGACCCACACTATGACCTGCAGCATGACCCACACTATGGCCTGCAGCATGACCCACACTATGACCTGCAGCATGACCCACACTATGACCTGCAGCATGACCCACACTATGGCCTGCAGCATGACCCACACtatgacccacaccatgacccacacTATGACCTGCAGCATGACCCACACTATGACCTGCAGCATGACCCACACTATGACCTGCAGCATGACCCACACTATGACCTGCACCATGACCCACACTATGACCTGCAGCATGACCCACTCCATGACCCACACTATGACCTGCAGCATGACCCACACTATGGCCTGCAGCATGACCCACACTATGACCTGCAGCATGACCCACACTATGACCTGCAGCATGACCCACACtatgacccacaccatgacccacacTATGACCTGGAGCATGACCCACACTATGACCTGCAGCATGACCCACACTATGACCTGCAGCATGACCCACACtatgacccacaccatgacccacacTATGGCCTGCAGCATGACCCACACTATGGCCTGCAGCATGACCCACACtatgacccacaccatgacccacactatttcagagtag
- the LOC138366295 gene encoding mucin-3A-like, which yields MATSMTRSMTCSMTCSTTRTMTHTMTRTMTRIMTSTMTRSMICTMTRTMTHTMTCSMTHTMTCTMTHTMTYTMTHTMTCTMTHTMTCSMTHTMACSMTRTMTCTMTHTMTCSMTHTMTCTMTHTMTCTMTHTMTCTMTHTMTCSMTHTMTCSMTHTMTCSMTHTMACSMTHTMTCSMTHTMACSMTHTMTHTMTHTMTCSMTHTMTCSMTHTMTHTMTHTMTCSMTHTMTCSMTHTMTCSMTHTMTCSMTHTMACSMTHTMTHTMTHTMNCSMTHTMTCSMTHTMTHTMTHTMTCSMTHTDPHHNPHYDPHHDPHYDLQHDPHYDPHHDPHYDLQHDPHYDLHHDPHYTCSMTHTMTHTMTHTMTHTMACSMTHTMTHTMACRMTHTMTHTMTHTMTHTMACSMTHTMTHTMTHTMTCSMTHTMTCTMTHTMTCSMTHTMTHTMTCSMTHTMACSMTHTMTHTMTHTMTCTMTHTMTCSMTHSMTHTMTCTMTHTMACSMTHTMACTMTHTMTCTMTHTMTCSMTHTMTCSMTHTMTCSMTHTMTCSMTHTMTHTMTHTMTWSMTHTMTCSMTHTMTCSMTHTMTCSMTHTLTCSMTHTMACSMTHTMTLTMTHTMTCSMTHTMTCSMTHTMTCSMTHTMTCSMTHTMTCSMTHTMACSMTHTMTCSMTHTMTHTMTHTMACSMTHTMACSMTHTMTHTMTHTISE from the coding sequence ATGGCCACCTCCATGACCCGCTCCATGACCTGCTCCATGACCTGCTCCACAACACgcaccatgacccacaccatgactCGAACCATGACCCGCATCATGACCAGCACCATGACCCGCTCTATGATCTGCACTATGACTCGCACCATGACCCACACTATGACCTGCAgcatgacccacaccatgacctGCACCATGACCCACACTATGACCTACACCATGACCCACACTATGACCTGCACCATGACCCACACTATGACCTGCAGCATGACCCACACTATGGCCTGTAGCATGACCCGCACTATGACCTGCACCATGACCCACACTATGACCTGCAGCATGACCCACACTATGACCTGCACCATGACCCACACTATGACCTGCACCATGACCCACACTATGACCTGCACCATGACCCACACTATGACCTGCAGCATGACCCACACTATGACCTGCAGCATGACCCACACTATGACCTGCAGCATGACCCACACTATGGCCTGCAGCATGACCCACACTATGACCTGCAGCATGACCCACACTATGGCCTGCAGCATGACCCACACtatgacccacaccatgacccacacTATGACCTGCAGCATGACCCACACTATGACCTGCAGCATGACCCACACtatgacccacaccatgacccacacTATGACCTGCAGCATGACCCACACTATGACCTGCAGCATGACCCACACTATGACCTGCAGCATGACCCACACTATGACCTGCAGCATGACCCACACTATGGCCTGCAGCATGACCCACACtatgacccacaccatgacccacacTATGAATTGCAGCATGACCCACACTATGACCTGCAGCATGACCCACACTATGACCCACACAATGACCCACACTATGACCTGCAGCATGACCCACACTGACCCACACCATAACCCACACtatgacccacaccatgacccacacTATGACCTGCAGCATGACCCACACtatgacccacaccatgacccacacTATGACCTGCAGCATGACCCACACTATGACCTGCACCATGACCCACACTATACCTGCAGCATGACCCACACTATGACCCACACtatgacccacaccatgacccacacAATGGCCTGCAgcatgacccacaccatgacccacacTATGGCCTGCAGgatgacccacaccatgacccacactatgacccacaccatgacccacacTATGGCCTGCAGCATGACCCACACtatgacccacaccatgacccacacTATGACCTGTAGCATGACCCACACTATGACCTGCACCATGACCCACACTATGACCTGCAGCATGACCCACACTATGACCCACACTATGACCTGCAGCATGACCCACACTATGGCCTGCAGCATGACCCACACtatgacccacaccatgacccacacTATGACCTGCACCATGACCCACACTATGACCTGCAGCATGACCCACTCCATGACCCACACTATGACCTGCACCATGACCCACACTATGGCCTGCAGCATGACCCACACTATGGCCTGCACCATGACCCACACTATGACCTGCACCATGACCCACACTATGACCTGCAGCATGACCCACACTATGACCTGCAGCATGACCCACACTATGACCTGCAGCATGACCCACACTATGACCTGCAGCATGACCCACACtatgacccacaccatgacccacacTATGACCTGGAGCATGACCCACACTATGACCTGCAGCATGACCCACACTATGACCTGCAGCATGACCCACACTATGACCTGCAgcatgacccacactctgacctgcTCCATGACCCACACTATGGCCTGCAGCATGACCCACACTATGACCCTCACCATGACCCACACTATGACCTGCAGCATGACCCACACTATGACCTGCAGCATGACCCACACTATGACCTGCAGCATGACCCACACTATGACCTGCAGCATGACCCACACTATGACCTGCAGCATGACCCACACTATGGCCTGCAGCATGACCCACACTATGACCTGCAGCATGACCCACACtatgacccacaccatgacccacacTATGGCCTGCAGCATGACCCACACTATGGCCTGCAGCATGACCCACACtatgacccacaccatgacccacactatttcagagtag
- the LOC138366296 gene encoding putative uncharacterized protein FLJ46204 yields the protein MTHSTTCSMTRNMTRSMTCSMIRTMTHTMIRTMIRSMTRTMTRTMIRTMIRTMTHTMICTMTRTMNPTMTRTMTRSMTCSMIRTMTRTMTHTMTCSMTHTMTRTIP from the coding sequence ATGACCCACTCCACGACCTGCTCTATGACCCGCAACATGACCCGCTCCATGACCTGCTCCATGATCCgcaccatgacccacaccatgatCCGCACCATGATCCGCAGcatgacccgcaccatgacccgcaccatgaTCCGCACCATGATCCgcaccatgacccacaccatgatctgcaccatgacccgcaccatgaACCCTACAatgacccgcaccatgacccgcTCCATGACCTGCTCCATGATCCGcaccatgacccgcaccatgacccacaccatgacctGCTCCATGACCCACACAATGACCCGCACCATACCTTga